A genomic region of Vitis vinifera cultivar Pinot Noir 40024 chromosome 7, ASM3070453v1 contains the following coding sequences:
- the LOC100253178 gene encoding MDIS1-interacting receptor like kinase 2 translates to MAMTHSAPLFLIHILFLALLPLKITTSPTTEAEALIKWKNSLISSPPLNSSWSLTNIGNLCNWTGIACHSTGSISVINLSETQLEGTLAQFDFGSFPNLTGFNLSTNSKLNGSIPSTICNLSKLTFLDLSHNFFDGNITSEIGGLTELLYLSFYDNYFVGTIPYQITNLQKMWYLDLGSNYLQSPDWSKFSSMPLLTRLSFNYNELASEFPGFITDCWNLTYLDLADNQLTGAIPESVFGNLGKLEFLSLTDNSFRGPLSSNISRLSKLQKLRLGTNQFSGPIPEEIGTLSDLQMLEMYNNSFEGQIPSSIGQLRKLQILDLKSNALNSSIPSELGSCTNLTFLAVAVNSLSGVIPLSFTNFNKISALGLSDNSLSGEISPDFITNWTELTSLQIQNNNFTGKIPSEIGLLEKLNYLFLCNNGFNGSIPSEIGNLKELLKLDLSKNQFSGPIPPVEWNLTKLELLQLYENNLSGTVPPEIGNLTSLKVLDLSTNKLLGELPETLSILNNLEKLSVFTNNFSGTIPIELGKNSLKLMHVSFANNSFSGELPPGLCNGFALQHLTVNGGNNFTGPLPDCLRNCTGLTRVRLEGNQFTGDISKAFGVHPSLVFLSLSGNRFSGELSPEWGECQKLTSLQVDGNKISGVIPAELGKLSQLRVLSLDSNELSGQIPVALANLSQLFNLSLGKNNLTGDIPQFIGTLTNLNYLNLAGNNFSGSIPKELGNCERLLSLNLGNNDLSGEIPSELGNLLTLQYLLDLSSNSLSGTIPSDLGKLASLENLNVSHNHLTGRISSLSGMVSLNSSDFSYNELTGSIPTGDVFKRAIYTGNSGLCGDAEGLSPCSSSSPSSKSNNKTKILIAVIVPVCGLLLLAIVIAAILILRGRTQHHDEEIDSLEKDRSGTPLIWERLGKFTFGDIVKATEDFSDKYCIGKGGFGTVYKAVLPEGQIVAVKRLHMLDSSDLPATNRQSFESETVTLREVRHRNIIKLHGFHSRNGFMYLVYNYIERGSLGKALYGEEGKVELGWATRVTIVRGVAHALAYLHHDCSPPIVHRDVTLNNILLESDFEPRLSDFGTARLLDPNSSNWTAVAGSYGYIAPELALTMRVTDKCDVYSFGVVALEVMLGRHPGELLLSLHSPAISDDSGLFLKDMLDQRLPAPTGRLAEEVVFVVTIALACTRANPESRPTMRFVAQELSAQTQACLSEPFHTTTMGKLTSFQK, encoded by the exons ATGGCAATGACTCATAGCGCTCCTCTTTTTCTTATTCATATCCTCTTCCTTGCTTTACTTCCTTTGAAAATTACCACATCACCCACAACAGAAGCAGAAGCTCTTATCAAATGGAAGAACAGCTTAATTTCTTCTCCTCCTCTCAATTCATCATGGTCCCTCACCAACATTGGGAACCTCTGCAACTGGACAGGTATTGCTTGTCATAGCACCGGAAGCATCTCTGTGATAAATCTCTCAGAGACACAGCTGGAGGGAACGCTTGCCCAGTTTGATTTCGGTTCATTCCCTAATCTCACTGGCTTTAATCTCAGCACCAATTCCAAACTCAATGGATCCATACCTTCTACGATTTGCAACCTCTCTAAGCTCACTTTCTTGGACTTGAGTCACAACTTTTTTGATGGCAACATCACTTCAGAGATTGGAGGGTTGACAGAGCTTCTGTATCTCAGCTTTTACGACAACTATTTCGTTGGTACCATCCCCTACCAGATTACCAATCTTCAGAAGATGTGGTACTTGGACCTTGGATCCAACTACTTACAATCTCCAGACTGGTCTAAGTTTTCGAGCATGCCTCTGCTGACACGCCTGAGCTTCAACTACAATGAACTTGCATCAGAATTCCCAGGGTTCATAACTGATTGCTGGAACTTGACATACCTCGACTTGGCAGATAATCAACTGACTGGCGCAATACCAGAGTCGGTATTTGGCAATCTGGGCAAGCTTGAATTCCTCAGTCTCACTGACAATTCATTCCGGGGGCCATTGTCATCCAACATTTCCAGGCTTTCCAAGCTCCAAAAACTTCGCTTAGGAACAAACCAATTCAGTGGTCCAATTCCTGAAGAAATCGGTACGCTCTCTGATCTTCAAATGCTAGAAATGTACAACAATTCATTTGAAGGGCAGATTCCTTCTTCTATAGGTCAGCTCAGAAAGCTTCAGATACTCGATCTCAAAAGCAATGCCTTGAATTCCTCAATTCCATCTGAGCTTGGCTCTTGTACTAATCTCACATTCTTGGCTGTAGCAGTAAACTCACTCTCAGGGGTGATTCCTTTGTCCTTCACCAATTTTAACAAGATATCTGCCTTGGGTTTGTCAGATAATTCATTATCTGGTGAGATCTCACCTGATTTCATCACAAATTGGACTGAATTGACCTCTTTGCAAATCCAGAACAATAACTTCACTGGAAAAATCCCATCAGAGATTGGCCTTTTGGAAAAGCTGAATTACCTTTTCCTGTGTAATAATGGGTTCAACGGCTCAATCCCATCAGAGATTGGGAACTTGAAAGAGTTGTTAAAACTAGACCTTTCAAAAAACCAGTTCTCGGGTCCAATCCCTCCAGTAGAGTGGAATCTCACAAAACTCGAACTCTTACAACTTTATGAAAACAATCTCAGTGGAACAGTTCCCCCAGAGATTGGTAATCTGACATCATTGAAGGTTCTTGATCTCAGCACTAACAAATTGCTTGGAGAGCTGCCAGAGACATTGTCAATCCTCAATAATCTAGAGAAACTCTCTGTGTTCACCAACAATTTCTCAGGCACCATTCCGATTGAACTTGGGAAGAACAGCCTCAAGTTGATGCATGTCAGTTTTGCCAACAACAGCTTCTCAGGAGAATTGCCTCCTGGATTATGTAATGGCTTTGCTCTTCAACATTTAACGGTAAATGGAGGCAACAACTTCACAGGACCATTGCCAGATTGCTTGAGGAACTGCACGGGGCTAACTCGAGTCCGTCTTGAAGGGAACCAATTCACTGGAGACATTTCCAAGGCATTTGGAGTTCATCCAAGTCTCGTTTTCCTTTCTCTGAGTGGCAATCGATTTTCTGGTGAGCTTTCACCTGAGTGGGGGGAATGTCAAAAGCTCACTAGCTTGCAGGTGGATGGGAATAAAATTTCTGGAGTAATCCCAGCGGAGCTTGGGAAGTTGTCACAACTGAGGGTTCTGAGCCTGGATTCCAATGAATTGAGTGGGCAAATTCCAGTGGCACTGGCGAATTTAAGCCAATTGTTCAACCTCAGCTTGGGTAAAAATAATCTGACAGGAGACATCCCCCAGTTCATAGGCACTTTAACTAATCTCAATTATCTGAATTTAGCAGGAAACAATTTCAGTGGAAGCATACCAAAAGAGCTGGGGAATTGTGAGCGCTTGTTGAGCTTGAACTTGGGCAACAATGATTTGTCCGGTGAAATACCTTCAGAGCTTGGAAACTTGTTGACCTTGCAGTACCTTTTGGATCTCAGTAGCAATTCGCTCTCTGGGACAATCCCTTCAGACCTGGGGAAGCTTGCCTCATTGGAGAACCTGAATGTCTCACATAATCATCTCACAGGGAGAATCTCATCATTATCAGGCATGGTCAGTCTAAACTCCTCTGATTTCTCATACAATGAACTGACAGGTTCAATCCCAACTGGCGATGTCTTCAAGCGGGCAATTTATACTGGAAACTCGGGTTTGTGTGGAGATGCAGAAGGATTAAGTCCTTGTTCTTCAAGTTCCCCAAGCAGCAAGTCAAACAATAAAACCAAGATTCTAATTGCTGTCATTGTTCCAGTCTGTGGCCTCTTATTACTTGCAATTGTTATTGCTGCAATTCTTATACTTCGAGGACGAACTCAACACCATGATGAAGAGATCGATAGTCTAGAAAAGGATCGGAGTGGCACGCCCTTGATTTGGGAAAGACTGGGAAAATTCACATTTGGGGATATTGTGAAAGCCACTGAAGACTTCAGCGATAAGTACTGTATTGGAAAAGGAGGATTTGGGACTGTTTACAAAGCGGTATTACCAGAGGGTCAAATTGTTGCGGTTAAAAGACTCCATATGTTAGACTCCAGCGACCTTCCAGCAACAAATAGGCAGAGTTTTGAGAGTGAAACTGTCACTCTGAGAGAAGTTCGGCATAGGAATATCATTAAACTTCATGGGTTCCATTCCAGGAATGGATTCATGTACTTAGTGTATAACTACATAGAGAGAGGTAGTTTGGGGAAAGCACTATATGGGGAGGAAGGGAAAGTGGAGCTGGGGTGGGCCACAAGAGTTACGATTGTGCGGGGAGTGGCTCATGCGCTTGCTTACTTACATCATGACTGCTCTCCGCCCATTGTCCATCGTGATGTTACTCTGAACAATATCTTGCTGGAGTCAGATTTTGAGCCACGGCTCTCAGACTTTGGCACAGCGAGATTGTTGGACCCGAATTCATCCAACTGGACTGCAGTTGCAGGGTCTTATGGCTACATTGCCCCAG AGCTTGCACTTACAATGAGGGTCACGGACAAGTGCGATGTGTATAGCTTTGGGGTGGTGGCATTGGAAGTGATGCTGGGAAGGCACCCAGGGGAGCTCCTACTTTCGCTGCATTCTCCAGCAATATCTGATGATTCAGGGTTGTTCTTGAAGGACATGCTAGATCAGAGGCTCCCAGCTCCCACAGGCCGACTGGCAGAGGAAGTGGTGTTTGTGGTCACGATAGCCTTGGCATGCACGCGTGCCAATCCTGAGTCACGCCCCACCATGCGCTTCGTTGCACAAGAACTCTCTGCTCAAACCCAGGCTTGCCTATCTGAGCCATTCCACACTACAACCATGGGCAAGCTAACAAGCTTTCAGAAGTAG